A genomic region of Platichthys flesus chromosome 4, fPlaFle2.1, whole genome shotgun sequence contains the following coding sequences:
- the mnta gene encoding max-binding protein MNT isoform X2 produces MSIETLLEAAKFLELQAQQQQKARDELKEQLHLELMTVQRQSDVIYNSTIHINNVCKAEVLRSECCPAPTPPSLPPASMPIAVTPTTVVTPNPTGSPILPLAKLSPSAAPPLASPKREPHSPQEESAFGLLSPSQPKPEHLTPVLTASHKPSIQNHHHPQLIAPTNNTKLQQELVQRYPGSIVSPPQQHALLPQMGHVLQQAPLQNGSISRGSPPDDGRLLDNKKRPGGAGTREVHNKLEKNRRAHLKECFETLKKNIPNIDEKKTSNLSVLRSALRYIQTLKRKEKEYEHDMERLAREKIATQQRLTELKNDLSQWMDVIEIDRVLRQTVQPEEDQASTSTASEGEDVMEDDLDEETAPRAQAALPIVPQTMKPELHKSSAPAQNPTLTPATTTTSFITQHISIQHKPRLQPQPLNLQQPVPKSAAVPTLTITSTPCTPSQPLIQTQTQMVTTPSLHPTVIAHASVSHPSVIQAVNHVIQAGGSKHIAHLAPSTTTAVQLAPGHQPIGHITVHPVAHLTQHLPTLYPQQVSVTQSAVVGHITHTLNHAHPQVNGTTPNQAAATIIGKQTAVSTQMVTHHPQLVGQTVLNPVTMVTMPSFPISTLKLA; encoded by the exons ATGAGCATCGAAACGCTCCTGGAAGCAGCCAAGTTTTTGGAATTGCAAGCCCAGCAACAACAGAAAGCACGTG ATGAACTAAAGGAACAGCTTCATCTGGAGCTGATGACCGTGCAGAGACAGTCAGATGTGATATATAACTCAACAATCCACATCAACAATGTCTGTAAAGCAGAGGTGCTCCGCTCTGAGTGCTGCCCGGCCCCCACGCcgccctctctgcctcctgcctccatgCCTATTGCTGTCACTCCCACCACCGTGGTCACCCCCAACCCTACAGGCTCTCCCATTCTTCCTCTGGCCAAACTCTCCCCTTCAGCCGCTCCTCCACTGGCCTCCCCAAAAAGAGAACCTCACTCCCCTCAGGAGGAAAGTGCTTTCGGCCTGCTGAGCCCTTCACAGCCCAAACCTGAGCACCTAACCCCTGTGCTTACCGCCAGCCACAAGCCGTCTATACAGAACCATCACCACCCACAGCTCATTGCCCCAACTAACAATACTAAACTACAGCAGGAGCTGGTCCAACGCTATCCTGGCTCCATCGTGTCACCCCCACAGCAACACGCCTTACTCCCACAGATGGGCCATGTGCTCCAGCAGGCTCCACTACAGAACGGCTCCATCAGCCGGGGGAGTCCACCTGATGACGGCCGCCTGCTCGACAACAAGAAGAGGCCTGGAGG GGCAGGCACAAGAGAAGTGCACAACAAGCTTGAGAAAAACAG ACGAGCACACCTGAAGGAGTGTTTCGAGACACTGAAAAAGAACATCCCAAACATTGACGAGAAGAAAACCTCGAATCTGAGCGTGCTGAGGAGTGCACTGAGATACATTCAG ACGCTGAAGCGGAAAGAGAAGGAGTACGAGCATGACATGGAGCGACTGGCCAGAGAGAAGATAGCCACGCAGCAGCGATTAACAGAGCTGAAGAATGACCTGAGCCAATGGATGGATGTTATTGAGATCGATCGTGTCCTCAGACAGACGGTTCAGCCTGAGGAGGACCAGGCCTCGACCTCGACTGCCTCAG AAGGTGAAGATGTTATGGAAGACGACTTAGATGAGGAAACTGCACCAAGAGCACAGGCAGCCTTACCCATAGTGCCTCAAACCATGAAACCTGAGCTGCACAAGAGTTCAGCACCTGCTCAGAACCCAACCCTGACCCCAGCCACCACCACTACCTCCTTCATCACTCAACACATCTCCATCCAGCACAAACCCCGTCTGCAGCCTCAGCCGCTCAATCTTCAACAGCCGGTTCCCAAGTCTGCTGCTGTACCAACACTCACGATAACCAGCACTCCCTGCACCCCCAGTCAACCcctgatccagacccagacccaGATGGTGACGACGCCCAGCCTACACCCGACAGTTATTGCCCACGCTTCAGTGTCCCATCCTTCAGTCATCCAAGCAGTCAACCATGTCATCCAGGCAGGGGGTTCCAAACACATTGCCCACCTGGCTCCCTCCACCACAACCGCTGTCCAGTTAGCCCCCGGCCACCAACCCATTGGTCACATCACCGTTCATCCGGTGGCTCACCTGACCCAGCATCTCCCTACCCTCTACCCCCAACAGGTGTCTGTCACACAATCAGCTGTGGTGGGTCACATCACCCACACGTTAAACCACGCCCACCCCCAGGTGAATGGCACTACACCTAACCAGGCAGCTGCCACCATCATTGGCAAGCAGACAGCAGTGAGCACCCAAATGGTGACCCACCACCCACAGCTGGTGGGTCAGACAGTGCTCAACCCTGTGACAATGGTGACCATGCCCTCCTTCCCCATCAGCACTCTGAAGCTGGCCTGA
- the mnta gene encoding max-binding protein MNT isoform X1 — MSIETLLEAAKFLELQAQQQQKAREDELKEQLHLELMTVQRQSDVIYNSTIHINNVCKAEVLRSECCPAPTPPSLPPASMPIAVTPTTVVTPNPTGSPILPLAKLSPSAAPPLASPKREPHSPQEESAFGLLSPSQPKPEHLTPVLTASHKPSIQNHHHPQLIAPTNNTKLQQELVQRYPGSIVSPPQQHALLPQMGHVLQQAPLQNGSISRGSPPDDGRLLDNKKRPGGAGTREVHNKLEKNRRAHLKECFETLKKNIPNIDEKKTSNLSVLRSALRYIQTLKRKEKEYEHDMERLAREKIATQQRLTELKNDLSQWMDVIEIDRVLRQTVQPEEDQASTSTASEGEDVMEDDLDEETAPRAQAALPIVPQTMKPELHKSSAPAQNPTLTPATTTTSFITQHISIQHKPRLQPQPLNLQQPVPKSAAVPTLTITSTPCTPSQPLIQTQTQMVTTPSLHPTVIAHASVSHPSVIQAVNHVIQAGGSKHIAHLAPSTTTAVQLAPGHQPIGHITVHPVAHLTQHLPTLYPQQVSVTQSAVVGHITHTLNHAHPQVNGTTPNQAAATIIGKQTAVSTQMVTHHPQLVGQTVLNPVTMVTMPSFPISTLKLA, encoded by the exons ATGAGCATCGAAACGCTCCTGGAAGCAGCCAAGTTTTTGGAATTGCAAGCCCAGCAACAACAGAAAGCACGTG AAGATGAACTAAAGGAACAGCTTCATCTGGAGCTGATGACCGTGCAGAGACAGTCAGATGTGATATATAACTCAACAATCCACATCAACAATGTCTGTAAAGCAGAGGTGCTCCGCTCTGAGTGCTGCCCGGCCCCCACGCcgccctctctgcctcctgcctccatgCCTATTGCTGTCACTCCCACCACCGTGGTCACCCCCAACCCTACAGGCTCTCCCATTCTTCCTCTGGCCAAACTCTCCCCTTCAGCCGCTCCTCCACTGGCCTCCCCAAAAAGAGAACCTCACTCCCCTCAGGAGGAAAGTGCTTTCGGCCTGCTGAGCCCTTCACAGCCCAAACCTGAGCACCTAACCCCTGTGCTTACCGCCAGCCACAAGCCGTCTATACAGAACCATCACCACCCACAGCTCATTGCCCCAACTAACAATACTAAACTACAGCAGGAGCTGGTCCAACGCTATCCTGGCTCCATCGTGTCACCCCCACAGCAACACGCCTTACTCCCACAGATGGGCCATGTGCTCCAGCAGGCTCCACTACAGAACGGCTCCATCAGCCGGGGGAGTCCACCTGATGACGGCCGCCTGCTCGACAACAAGAAGAGGCCTGGAGG GGCAGGCACAAGAGAAGTGCACAACAAGCTTGAGAAAAACAG ACGAGCACACCTGAAGGAGTGTTTCGAGACACTGAAAAAGAACATCCCAAACATTGACGAGAAGAAAACCTCGAATCTGAGCGTGCTGAGGAGTGCACTGAGATACATTCAG ACGCTGAAGCGGAAAGAGAAGGAGTACGAGCATGACATGGAGCGACTGGCCAGAGAGAAGATAGCCACGCAGCAGCGATTAACAGAGCTGAAGAATGACCTGAGCCAATGGATGGATGTTATTGAGATCGATCGTGTCCTCAGACAGACGGTTCAGCCTGAGGAGGACCAGGCCTCGACCTCGACTGCCTCAG AAGGTGAAGATGTTATGGAAGACGACTTAGATGAGGAAACTGCACCAAGAGCACAGGCAGCCTTACCCATAGTGCCTCAAACCATGAAACCTGAGCTGCACAAGAGTTCAGCACCTGCTCAGAACCCAACCCTGACCCCAGCCACCACCACTACCTCCTTCATCACTCAACACATCTCCATCCAGCACAAACCCCGTCTGCAGCCTCAGCCGCTCAATCTTCAACAGCCGGTTCCCAAGTCTGCTGCTGTACCAACACTCACGATAACCAGCACTCCCTGCACCCCCAGTCAACCcctgatccagacccagacccaGATGGTGACGACGCCCAGCCTACACCCGACAGTTATTGCCCACGCTTCAGTGTCCCATCCTTCAGTCATCCAAGCAGTCAACCATGTCATCCAGGCAGGGGGTTCCAAACACATTGCCCACCTGGCTCCCTCCACCACAACCGCTGTCCAGTTAGCCCCCGGCCACCAACCCATTGGTCACATCACCGTTCATCCGGTGGCTCACCTGACCCAGCATCTCCCTACCCTCTACCCCCAACAGGTGTCTGTCACACAATCAGCTGTGGTGGGTCACATCACCCACACGTTAAACCACGCCCACCCCCAGGTGAATGGCACTACACCTAACCAGGCAGCTGCCACCATCATTGGCAAGCAGACAGCAGTGAGCACCCAAATGGTGACCCACCACCCACAGCTGGTGGGTCAGACAGTGCTCAACCCTGTGACAATGGTGACCATGCCCTCCTTCCCCATCAGCACTCTGAAGCTGGCCTGA